The Elusimicrobiota bacterium genome includes the window TATCGTCACTGCGATTCTTCTGGACTTTCGTGCATGGAATACATTGATTGAAGCAGTTATTATTATTACAATGATTATTGGTGTTGCGGTGATTTTGAGGAAGAAAGGGAAAAAGTTGATTAGATGATTAGATGATTAGTTGATTGGTCATTTTATCTAATTAACTGTTCAACTAATTAACTTTGCTAAATTATGGATAAAACAATAAAAATTTTGACAAGTTATGTTATTGGACTGATTTTGGTTTTTGGGTGCTATGTTGTTATTTACGGTCATATTCTTCCTGGTGAAGGTTTTGATGGCGGGATGCTGATTGCGTCTGCATTTATTCTGTGTATGATTGTCTATGGTAAAGATGAAGCAAGAAAGCGGATAAATTTTTCAACTGCATTGGTTGTTTCAGCGATTTCAGGGCTTTTACTAATCGTTATAGGATTTATAGGGTTAGTGGGTTACAGGGAAGGACACAAATTTTTCTTTGATAATTTTTTGCCACAAGGTAATCCACATCAGTTGTTTTCAGGCGGGATTGTGCCGATATGTAATGTTTTGCTCGGGTTTTTAGTCGGGTTTGGTTTTTACGCGCTGTTTGGCTATTTGGTTGTGTTTAGAAACGAACGTTAGCGGGCAAACTTTATGATTATTTATCTATCAAGTATTTTATTGTTTTTAATCGGGCTTTACTGTATAGTCAGTAAAGAGAATCTGCTTAAAGTAGTGATTGGTATAAAAATTATGGGTTATGGTGTATGTTTGTTTTTTATACTTTTGGGCTGGGAAACGGATGCGCAGGCACCGATAATTGTTGAAGGAACTCAAAAAATTTTTGTTGATCCGTTACCGCAGGCGTTAATTCCTGCTATTATGATAATTTCGCTTGCCGCTACAATTCTGATGCTTGCGACCTGTGTGCGTCTGTATGAAAAATACGGCACATTTG containing:
- a CDS encoding MnhB domain-containing protein, translating into MDKTIKILTSYVIGLILVFGCYVVIYGHILPGEGFDGGMLIASAFILCMIVYGKDEARKRINFSTALVVSAISGLLLIVIGFIGLVGYREGHKFFFDNFLPQGNPHQLFSGGIVPICNVLLGFLVGFGFYALFGYLVVFRNER
- a CDS encoding sodium:proton antiporter, with protein sequence MIIYLSSILLFLIGLYCIVSKENLLKVVIGIKIMGYGVCLFFILLGWETDAQAPIIVEGTQKIFVDPLPQALIPAIMIISLAATILMLATCVRLYEKYGTFDISKIKELKG